The bacterium genome includes the window GGCGCGGACAGTGCGGCCTTCGACAACGCCTCGCCAAGCGAGGTTGCGGCCGGCTGCATCAGCGGCGAGTGAAAAGCACCGGAGACCGGGAGTTCTTTGGCCAACCGGGCGCCATGCTTGCGGGCCGATTCCACGGCGCGTTTAATCCCCTCCACGCTGCCGGATATCACGAGCTGACCCGGTGAATTATAGTTGGCAGGAACGACCACGTCTCCAGCATCCGAAATCTCTCGGCAGACATCTTCCACTGCGCGTTCGTCCAAGCCAACCACGGCGGCCATGGTTCCGGGTTGCACTTGTCCGGCATGTTGCATGGCTTCCGCGCGGGCTTTCACGAGACGTAAGCCATCCGCGAAAGTGAAGACACCGGCTACATACAGCGCGGAATACTCTCCCAAGCTATGCCCGGCCGCTGCCGACGGTCGCATGGCGCGCTCGGCCAGCAGATCGGCCACGATACACGAATGCACGTACAGCGCCGGCTGCGTTACTTTGGTTTGCCGAAGTTCGTCGGGCGGTCCATCGAAGCAGATCCGCGCGAGATCAAAGCCGAGAATCGCTTCCGCTTCGTCGAAACGGCTGCGGGCAAGCGGAAAGACCTGAGCGAGATCCTTGCCCATTCCCACCGCCTGCGAACCTTGTCCGGGAAAGAGAAATGCTCGTTTCACGAGAATGTCAAAATGTGAAGGAATAGTGATCAGAGGCGGATCGTTGCGCCGCCCCACGTGAACCCGCCGCCGAAGGCGATGCAGCAGAGAACCTGACCGTCCTTGAACGATCCGTCTTGCCGGCCTTCTTCGAGGGCGATCGGTACGGATGCTGAGGAAGTGTTACCGTACTTGTGAATGTTGACGTAGACTTTTTCACGGGGAATTCCGAGGCGCTCAGCGGTTGCTTCCATAATGCGCAGATTGGCCTGATGGGGAACCAGCCAGTCTACGTCGGCGGTCGTAAGGCCGGCGATCCGAAGGGATTCATTCGCCGATTTAACCAACGTACGAACGGCATATTTGAAAACTTCATTGCCGTTCATCCGACAGAATCGTTCCCCGTCCACCGCGTTTCCCGTGCCGACGGAACCGACCGTGCCCTGACCGATACAGTAAAGGAACTGCGATGCATTGCCGCCGGATCCAAGGTAGGTAGACAGGATTCCGCGCTCATCTTGCTCGGCTTCGGTCAGGACCACCGCGCCCGCTCCGTCACCGAAGAGAACGCAGGTTCCGCGATCCGTATAGTCGGTGACCGAGGTGAGCATTTCCGCGCCGATGACCAGCCCCTTCCTGGCGCGGCCCAAGGCGATGATCGCCTCCCCCTGATACAGCGAGTAGAGGAATCCGGAACAAGTGGCGCTGATATCCCAGGCGGCGGCATTGACCGCATTCAGCGCTTCCTGCACGAAGATCGCGGTGGCCGGAAAGCGCATATCGGGCGAGATGGTTCCGAGGATAATGAATTCGAGTTCTTCGGGAGACACCCCCGCACGCTCGAGAGCCTGGCGTGCAGCAGCGATGCAATAGTCAGAGGTCTTGTCGCCGCGCCGCATGATGCGACGTTCCTTGATGCCGCTTCGGGCGGTGATCCACTCGTCACTCG containing:
- a CDS encoding ketoacyl-ACP synthase III: MARIAGIGKSVPETILTNADLEKIVDTSDEWITARSGIKERRIMRRGDKTSDYCIAAARQALERAGVSPEELEFIILGTISPDMRFPATAIFVQEALNAVNAAAWDISATCSGFLYSLYQGEAIIALGRARKGLVIGAEMLTSVTDYTDRGTCVLFGDGAGAVVLTEAEQDERGILSTYLGSGGNASQFLYCIGQGTVGSVGTGNAVDGERFCRMNGNEVFKYAVRTLVKSANESLRIAGLTTADVDWLVPHQANLRIMEATAERLGIPREKVYVNIHKYGNTSSASVPIALEEGRQDGSFKDGQVLCCIAFGGGFTWGGATIRL
- the fabD gene encoding ACP S-malonyltransferase, producing MKRAFLFPGQGSQAVGMGKDLAQVFPLARSRFDEAEAILGFDLARICFDGPPDELRQTKVTQPALYVHSCIVADLLAERAMRPSAAAGHSLGEYSALYVAGVFTFADGLRLVKARAEAMQHAGQVQPGTMAAVVGLDERAVEDVCREISDAGDVVVPANYNSPGQLVISGSVEGIKRAVESARKHGARLAKELPVSGAFHSPLMQPAATSLGEALSKAALSAPKIPVVSNVTAKPHADVESLRRRLADQLLSPVRWAESLRELASMEMDEWYEIGSGNVLSGLLKRTVEGTTAITVGNVEEIQKTTATT